The following proteins are encoded in a genomic region of Tigriopus californicus strain San Diego chromosome 6, Tcal_SD_v2.1, whole genome shotgun sequence:
- the LOC131881518 gene encoding uncharacterized protein DDB_G0271670-like has translation MLKMVACAHLILIVMLLECQTPNGQSISQEQQIETYRNETAPGLVVHIISTTATTCYCRIPVSNSTSLSSSITISDSTLPMTLTSDDSSSTTTSTSSTTVSANSKKPTSTSSPTSSISGSTTPGSSMTSGSTLPTSSTSLINTSPGSTSAEASTISSSSSSASSTSPGSSLSSSSVTTGSSVSTTSATDTSTSIASTITSASVSSSSSTTAGSSLASSSISPTSSTSLINTSPGSTSAEVSTISQRLLLCLYKHLHNRYLNINVINNNFRFCFIFKFKHGRFLVGSSSIPPTSSTS, from the exons ATGCTAAAAATGGTTGCCTGTGCTCACCTCATTTTGATAGTAATGCTTTTGGAATGTCAAACGCCAAATGGTCAGTCGATTTCCCAAGagcaacaaattgaaacttATCGCAATGAAACG GCTCCAGGGTTAGTAGTGCATATAATTTCTACAACAGCAACGACTTGCTACTGCCGAATCCCTGTGTCGAACTCAACATCTTTGTCTTCCTCAATAACCATATCGGATTCGACATTACCAATGACTTTGACATCTGATGATTCAAGTTCGACAACCACATCTACATCCTCAACCACTGTCTCTGCAAATTCCAAAAAGCCAACATCTACTTCATCACCAActtcatcaatatcag GTTCAACAACTCCAGGATCATCTATGACCTCAGGATCCACATtgccaacttcaagcacctctttgatcaacacatcaccaggttcaacttctgctgaagCTTCAACAATTTccagttcctcttcttctgcaagttccacttcccctggttcttctttgtcatcaagctccgtAACGACTGGCTCCTCTGTCTCTACAACATCTGCAACAGATACCTCAACATCAATTGCATCAACAATAACTTCAGcttctgtttcatcttcaagttcaacaacggcaggttcttcgttggcctcgagctccatatcgccaacttcaagcacctctttgatcaacacatcaccaggttcaacttctgctgaagtttcaacaat ctccCAACGCCTGCTCCTCTGTCTCTACAAACACCTGCACAACAGATACCTCAACATCAATGTCATCAACAATAACTTCaggttctgtttcatcttcaagttcaaacacGGCAGGTTCCTCGTTGGCTCGAGCTCCATACCaccaacttcaagcacctcttga
- the LOC131881674 gene encoding uncharacterized protein LOC131881674 — MMIQNRSKKILWLVVLTICLNLSNGQRRRQNPNGVQERPTDNEFLTDRRNIGADFPYRRGDTPIFNFDVGDEPFLDSIPDLVKGLHQMAKVVSDQRQLTQAFGRAFTECHDCTP, encoded by the exons ATGATGATTCAAAACAGATCAAAGAAGATCCTTTGGTTGGTAGTTTTGACCATCTGCTTGAATTTAAGTAACGGGCAAAGAAGACGGCAAAATCCAAATGGAGTCCAAGAGAGG CCGACTGATAATGAATTTTTGACCGATCGTCGGAATATTGGAGCTGATTTCCCATATCGCCGAGGAGACACccctattttcaattttgatgttgGGGATGAGCCGTTCCTAGACAGCATTCCTGATCTAGTCAAAGGCCTTCATCAAATGGCCAAGGTCGTGTCTGATCAGAGACAACTCACACAGGCGTTTGGACGAGCCTTTACAGAGTGCCACGATTGCACGCCATAA
- the LOC131881670 gene encoding mucin-2-like isoform X1, with the protein MIRRIAIIVGLTLMQWPMAMSQLTREDLIEMFRNDTGPGLVVQKVVLADQNQICYCRFNLSTSTLMFSTASTTLASISSASSSSMMPTSSPSAMSTSSSQTTSSTSTITPVSSSLTSNSTSTIGSTSSSPTTSSMSSSPVVNSTSSLQTTSSTSSSPTIISTSTITSPTSTSSSPITFTRSTTSRSTSTITFNSNSPSVSTTSKITATTTSSVTSITSTSSPSTNSSSIITSTNTQTTSFASTITSTSSPAISSTTTMTSASSATSFTPVITSPTSSPTTSATTTITSTSSPGTSSTSTITSTSFPTTSFTTTITTPSSSSATIFNSTVTSSSSPTVSSTSAITSISSQTTSSTSTITSPTSSPTTSSSSTITSPTTSTTSEITSTSSTPTSTTFMITSTSSPTTSSSSTITSPTTSPTTSSTTTMTSTSSPTSFTPVITSPTSSPTTSATTTITSTSSPGTSSTSTITSSTTSPTTSSSSSTITSPTTSTTSEIISTSSTPTSTTFMITSTSSPTTSSSSTTPTSTFTISSTSSPPASSTSLITSTSSPITSSIATKTSQTSFPATSSTSAITSTSSPTTRTTTTTIVSSTNVQTTATTMLTASPSSPPPGSPSGSPTRNPGLTSTPLASPTSIPIGSPTNTPNGSPTSIPIGSPTTIPIASPTNVQTMGSNTPPTLIPIGTPTVAQDQPHVPIPSQGAEGETPTPHPIQVPAPANGLATAAEEETPTPGSVQAPEKAPAPAEEGETPTPGPAQVPEKAPAPAADGETPTPGPAPAPSKAPAPAAEKETPTPGPAPAPAKAPAPAEEGETPTPGPAQVPEKAPASAADGETPTPGPAPAPAKAPAPAAEGETPTPVPPLIPVPAKAQVALAAEGETPTPGPAQVPEKAPAPAADGETPTPGPAPAPSKAPAPAAEKETPTPGPAPAPAKAPAPAEDGETPTPGPCLIAHPAKAPDSAADGETPSPGPPQAPGKAPDPAAEDPDHTPTPGIAQGTVEERRIRHQAKKGSRRIFI; encoded by the exons ATGATTCGTCGTATCGCAATCATCGTGGGACTAACATTGATGCAATGGCCTATGGCCATGAGTCAACTCACGAGGGAGGATTTAATTGAAATGTTCCGTAATGACACG GGTCCTGGACTTGTGGTACAAAAGGTGGTTTTAGCagaccaaaatcaaatttgctatTGCCGATTCAATCTTTCAACCTCAACATTAATGTTCAGCACAGCATCCACAACATTAGCTTCCATTTCATCAGCATCGTCAAGTTCTATGATGCCAACTTCCTCGCCATCAG CTATGTCCACGTCAAGTTCCCAAACAACTAGTTCCACTTCAACAATAACACCAGTTTCAAGTTCACTCACAAGTAATTCCACCTCAACAATTGGTTCCACATCAAGCTCCCCAACAACTAGTTCCATGTCAAGTTCTCCAGTAGTGAATTCCACGTCAAGTTTGCAAACAACTAGTTCGACGTCAAGTTCCCCAACAATTATTTCCACGTCCACAATAACATCCCCAACAAGTACTTCTTCGTCTCCAATAACATTCACAAGATCCACCACAAGTAGGTCTACTTCCACAATaacatttaattcaaattcccCCTCTGTTAGTACAACTTCAAAAATaacagccacaacaacaaGCTCTGTTACttcaataacatcaacaaGTTCCCCCTCGACTAATTCCTCCTCTATAATTACATCTACAAATACACAAACAACTAGTTTCGCTTCTACAATAACATCCACAAGTTCCCCAGCAATTAGTTCTACTACAACAATGACATCAGCAAGTTCTGCAACTAGTTTCACTCCTGTAATAACATCCCCAACAAGTTCCCCAACAACTAGTGCCACAACTACAATAACATCTACAAGCTCCCCAGGAACTAGTTCCACTTCTACAATAACATCTACAAGTTTCCCCACAACTAGTTTCACCACTACGATAACAACCCCATCAAGTTCATCAGCAACTATTTTCAATTCTACAGTGACATCTTCGAGTTCACCAACAGTTAGCTCGACTTCTGCAATAACATCTATAAGTTCCCAAACAACTAGTTCCACTTCTACAATAACATCCCCAACTTCTTCCCCAACAACTAGTTCTTCTTCAACAATAACATCCCCAACAACAAGCACTACAAGTGAAATAACATCAACAAGTTCCACTCCGACTAGTACCACTTTTATGATAACATCTACAAGTTCTCCAACCACTAGTTCCTCTTCTACAATAACATCCCCAACCACTTCCCCAACAACTAGTTCTACTACAACAATGACATCAACAAGTTCTCCAACTAGTTTCACTCCTGTAATAACATCCCCAACAAGTTCCCCAACAACTAGTGCCACAACTACAATAACATCTACAAGCTCCCCAGGAACTAGTTCCACTTCTACAATAACATCCTCAACCACTTCCCCAACAACtagttcttcttcttcgacaATAACATCCCCAACAACAAGCACTACAAGTGAAATAATATCAACGAGTTCCACCCCAACTAGTACCACTTTTATGATAACATCTACAAGTTCTCCAACAACTAGTTCCTCTTCAACAACTCCAACATCTACTTTTACAATATCATCAACAAGTTCCCCCCCAGCTAGTTCTACCTCTTTAATTACATCTACAAGTTCCCCAATAACTAGTTCCATTGCTACAAAAACATCTCAAACAAGTTTCCCAGCAACTAGTTCCACTTCTGCAATAACATCCACAAGTTCGCCAACAACTAGAACCACTACTACAACAATAGTGTCCAGCACAAATGTGCAAACAACCGCTACCACAATGTTAACTGCATCCCCAAGTTCTCCACCACCGG GATCACCGTCAGGAAGCCCAACAAGGAATCCAGGCCTCACAAGCACACCATTAGCATCCCCAACAAGCATTCCTATTGGATCTCCAACGAATACCCCCAATGGATCACCTACAAGCATCCCCATTGGATCCCCTACAACTATCCCTATTGCATCACCAACTAATGTTCAAACTATGGGATCAAATACCCCTCCAACTCTAATTCCTATTGGGACACCAACAGTTGCCCAAGATCAACCACATGTCCCAATCCCATCCCAAGGAGCAGAAGGAGAAACACCTACACCTCATCCCATTCAAGTTCCAGCTCCTGCAAATGGCCTAGCCACTGCTGCAGAAGAAGAAACACCCACGCCAGGTTCGGTTCAAGCTCCAGAAAAGGCCCCAGCTCCTGCTGAGGAAGGAGAAACACCCACACCAGGTCCGGCTCAAGTTCCCGAGAAGGCCCCAGCACCAGCTGCAGATGGAGAAACACCTACACCAGGCCCTGCTCCAGCTCCTTCAAAAGCCCCAGCTCCAGCCGCAGAAAAAGAAACACCCACACCAGGTCCTGCTCCAGCTCCTGCGAAGGCCCCAGCTCCTGCtgaagaaggagaaacacCCACACCAGGTCCGGCACAAGTTCCCGAGAAGGCCCCAGCCTCAGCTGCAGATGGAGAAACACCCACACCAGGCCCTGCTCCAGCTCCTGCAAAGGCCCCTGCTCCTGCTGCAGAAGGAGAAACACCCACACCAGTTCCCCCTCTGATTCCAGTTCCAGCAAAGGCTCAAGTAGCTCTAGCTGCAGAAGGAGAAACACCTACACCAGGTCCGGCACAAGTTCCCGAGAAGGCCCCAGCACCAGCTGCAGATGGAGAAACACCTACACCAGGCCCTGCTCCAGCTCCTTCAAAGGCCCCAGCTCCAGCCGCAGAAAAAGAAACACCCACACCAGGTCCTGCTCCAGCTCCTGCGAAGGCCCCAGCTCCTGCTGAAGATGGAGAAACACCCACACCGGGACCCTGTCTGATTGCACATCCAGCAAAAGCCCCAGATTCAGCTGCAGACGGAGAAACACCATCACCAGGTCCTCCTCAAGCCCCAGGGAAGGCCCCAGATCCAGCTGCAGAAGACCCTGACCATACACCTACCCCTGGCATTGCCCAAGGTACAGTAGAGGAGAGAAGGATTCGGCACCAGGCCAAGAAGGGGTCAAGGAGAATTTTTATTTGA
- the LOC131881670 gene encoding skin secretory protein xP2-like isoform X2, with protein sequence MIRRIAIIVGLTLMQWPMAMSQLTREDLIEMFRNDTGPGLVVQKVVLADQNQICYCRFNLSTSTLMFSTASTTLASISSASSSSMMPTSSPSAMSTSSSQTTSSTSTITPVSSSLTSNSTSTIGSTSSSPTTSSMSSSPVVNSTSSLQTTSSTSSSPTIISTSTITSPTSTSSSPITFTRSTTRSPSGSPTRNPGLTSTPLASPTSIPIGSPTNTPNGSPTSIPIGSPTTIPIASPTNVQTMGSNTPPTLIPIGTPTVAQDQPHVPIPSQGAEGETPTPHPIQVPAPANGLATAAEEETPTPGSVQAPEKAPAPAEEGETPTPGPAQVPEKAPAPAADGETPTPGPAPAPSKAPAPAAEKETPTPGPAPAPAKAPAPAEEGETPTPGPAQVPEKAPASAADGETPTPGPAPAPAKAPAPAAEGETPTPVPPLIPVPAKAQVALAAEGETPTPGPAQVPEKAPAPAADGETPTPGPAPAPSKAPAPAAEKETPTPGPAPAPAKAPAPAEDGETPTPGPCLIAHPAKAPDSAADGETPSPGPPQAPGKAPDPAAEDPDHTPTPGIAQGTVEERRIRHQAKKGSRRIFI encoded by the exons ATGATTCGTCGTATCGCAATCATCGTGGGACTAACATTGATGCAATGGCCTATGGCCATGAGTCAACTCACGAGGGAGGATTTAATTGAAATGTTCCGTAATGACACG GGTCCTGGACTTGTGGTACAAAAGGTGGTTTTAGCagaccaaaatcaaatttgctatTGCCGATTCAATCTTTCAACCTCAACATTAATGTTCAGCACAGCATCCACAACATTAGCTTCCATTTCATCAGCATCGTCAAGTTCTATGATGCCAACTTCCTCGCCATCAG CTATGTCCACGTCAAGTTCCCAAACAACTAGTTCCACTTCAACAATAACACCAGTTTCAAGTTCACTCACAAGTAATTCCACCTCAACAATTGGTTCCACATCAAGCTCCCCAACAACTAGTTCCATGTCAAGTTCTCCAGTAGTGAATTCCACGTCAAGTTTGCAAACAACTAGTTCGACGTCAAGTTCCCCAACAATTATTTCCACGTCCACAATAACATCCCCAACAAGTACTTCTTCGTCTCCAATAACATTCACAAGATCCACCACAA GATCACCGTCAGGAAGCCCAACAAGGAATCCAGGCCTCACAAGCACACCATTAGCATCCCCAACAAGCATTCCTATTGGATCTCCAACGAATACCCCCAATGGATCACCTACAAGCATCCCCATTGGATCCCCTACAACTATCCCTATTGCATCACCAACTAATGTTCAAACTATGGGATCAAATACCCCTCCAACTCTAATTCCTATTGGGACACCAACAGTTGCCCAAGATCAACCACATGTCCCAATCCCATCCCAAGGAGCAGAAGGAGAAACACCTACACCTCATCCCATTCAAGTTCCAGCTCCTGCAAATGGCCTAGCCACTGCTGCAGAAGAAGAAACACCCACGCCAGGTTCGGTTCAAGCTCCAGAAAAGGCCCCAGCTCCTGCTGAGGAAGGAGAAACACCCACACCAGGTCCGGCTCAAGTTCCCGAGAAGGCCCCAGCACCAGCTGCAGATGGAGAAACACCTACACCAGGCCCTGCTCCAGCTCCTTCAAAAGCCCCAGCTCCAGCCGCAGAAAAAGAAACACCCACACCAGGTCCTGCTCCAGCTCCTGCGAAGGCCCCAGCTCCTGCtgaagaaggagaaacacCCACACCAGGTCCGGCACAAGTTCCCGAGAAGGCCCCAGCCTCAGCTGCAGATGGAGAAACACCCACACCAGGCCCTGCTCCAGCTCCTGCAAAGGCCCCTGCTCCTGCTGCAGAAGGAGAAACACCCACACCAGTTCCCCCTCTGATTCCAGTTCCAGCAAAGGCTCAAGTAGCTCTAGCTGCAGAAGGAGAAACACCTACACCAGGTCCGGCACAAGTTCCCGAGAAGGCCCCAGCACCAGCTGCAGATGGAGAAACACCTACACCAGGCCCTGCTCCAGCTCCTTCAAAGGCCCCAGCTCCAGCCGCAGAAAAAGAAACACCCACACCAGGTCCTGCTCCAGCTCCTGCGAAGGCCCCAGCTCCTGCTGAAGATGGAGAAACACCCACACCGGGACCCTGTCTGATTGCACATCCAGCAAAAGCCCCAGATTCAGCTGCAGACGGAGAAACACCATCACCAGGTCCTCCTCAAGCCCCAGGGAAGGCCCCAGATCCAGCTGCAGAAGACCCTGACCATACACCTACCCCTGGCATTGCCCAAGGTACAGTAGAGGAGAGAAGGATTCGGCACCAGGCCAAGAAGGGGTCAAGGAGAATTTTTATTTGA
- the LOC131881669 gene encoding cartilage oligomeric matrix protein-like gives MAYLARTLGVILGVVSFLVLSEATLSQSRSQNRNLQRVIRHDTIVVVLQGVRERTINSVQPDPILLINFPEIDNQFKIHLMEDTSTLKLTLKHEDGTWCEDIVMPELKLLRDDDEDDHLVIEISQRKGEEAGSDITFYFSCVPKGRIHMPFTFRELQEKVKYSKVKMYHGDDLDLEVHGKVIIEDILEDLDCPVERMQAQQPRQGNDDLYSYRRGDIPIFNFDDADRILIATLQELIEALKKLREEIKFQKGETTMLREALQECKACQIKRPECSDVPPPCFQGVICRDTADGPICGPCPSGFTGDGRFCERDACSSQPCYTGVQCFERADPPYFRCGPCPQGYRGDGQTCLPDACQVRPPPCYQGVECFNIERPPYYRCGACPAGLSGNGTSCSDLDECDLADPCDVAVTCYNTIPGFRCGPCPPGYTGSDGFTGVGLDFASRQRQVCYDINECSMNNGNCVQNSRCVNTDGSFYCGPCARGYVGNQNEGCSNRPGVCPDGTVCDENAECLKPQGLGYYICKCKVGWAGDGKICGPDRDLDGWPNRDLPCQDIKCRRDNCPDTPNSGQEDSDGDGIGDACDDDADNDGIPNTPDNCPLVANPDQADTETDGDDKRGDACDNCPFLPNLDQEDADNDGLGDACDPDMDNDGVINERDNCPKTPNSDQRDSDNDGLGDACDNCPNDPNPDQADDDEDTFGNVCDTNNDIDRDGIPDPIDNCPTLPNADQLDTDDDGMGDECDPDADNDGIPNNRDNCWLAYNPQQIDSNRDGRGDICQDDEDIDGTVDFLDNCPNNSKIYATDFRTYQTVVLDPHGDSQIDPNWVIYNKGAEIVQTMNSDPGLAVGFHRFGGVDFEGTFFVDTEIDDDYVGFIFSYQDNNQFYTVMWKKNTQTYWQATPFRAVAEPGIQLKLVQSETGPGQMMRNAMWHTGDTDKQVKLLWKDPRNVGWREKVAYRWLLLHRPKIGLIRLRIFEGENMVADSGNVFDGSLKGGRLGVFCFSQEMIIWSDLVYRCNDHVPETIYYELPERIRANVHIDTTRPPAPASKKKRDVGDL, from the exons ATGGCGTATTTAGCACGGACATTGGGAGTCATTCTTGGCGTGGTGAGTTTCTTGGTGCTCTCGGAAGCGACCTTAAGTCAGAGTCGATCACAAAACAGAAATCTTCAAAGAGTTATCAGACATGACACGATCGTCGTGGTGCTTCAAGGGGTCCGAGAAAGGACCATCAACTCCGTTCAACCAGATCCTATTTTGCTCATCAATTTCCCGGAAATTGATAACCAGTTCAAG ATCCATTTAATGGAAGACACAAGTACTCTGAAACTTACGCTCAAACACGAGGATGGAACTTGGTGTGAGGACATTGTGATGCCTGAACTGAAACTGTTGAGAgacgatgatgaggatgatcaTCTGGTGATTGAAATCTCTCAGCGAAAGGGCGAAGAAGCTGGATCCGATATCACGTTCTACTTCAGTTGTGTTCCAAAGGGGCGGATTCATATGCCCTTTACCTTCAGAGAGCTCCAGGAGAAGGTGAAATACTCCAAGGTCAAGATGTATCATGGTGATGACTTGGATCTGGAG GTTCATGGAAAAGTAATCATTGAggatattttggaggatttAGATTGTCCAGTGGAACGTATGCAAGCGCAGCAACCTCGACAAGGAAATGATGATCTTTACTCATATCGAAGGGGCGATATTCCCATCTTTAATTTTGACGACGCTGACCGAATCCTCATTGCCACTCTCCAGGAGCTCATTGAAGCTCTGAAGAAACTAAGAGAAGAGATCAAATTCCAAAAAGGCGAAACCACCATGTTGAGAGAGGCCTTGCAAGAGTGCAAGGCATGCCAAATAAAGCGCCCTGAATGTAGTGATGTCCCTCCTCCTTGCTTTCAAGGAGTCATTTGTCGGGACACTGCCGACGGTCCAATTTGTGGACCTTGTCCCAGTGGCTTCACGGGAGATGGCCGGTTTTGTGAAAGAGATGCCTGCTCCAGTCAACCTTGTTATACTGGGGTCCAATGCTTTGAAAGAGCTGATCCTCCATACTTTCGGTGTGGACCATGTCCTCAGGGCTACCGAGGTGACGGCCAAACTTGCCTACCGGACGCTTGCCAAGTCCGTCCACCACCCTGTTATCAA GGTGTGGAGTGTTTCAACATTGAAAGACCACCCTATTACCGCTGTGGCGCTTGTCCTGCTGGATTATCTGGAAATGGCACCTCGTGCTCGGATCTGGACGAATGTGATTTGGCTGATCCTTGTGATGTGGCTGTTACTTGTTACAACACCATTCCTGGCTTCAGATGTGGACCGTGTCCCCCAGGATACACTGGCAGTGATGGATTCACCGGTGTGGGATTGGACTTTGCCTCTAG ACAACGCCAAGTGTGTTATGATATCAATGAATGTTCCATGAACAACGGTAATTGCGTACAGAACTCCCGGTGCGTAAACACTGATGGGTCGTTCTATTGCGGACCTTGTGCCCGTGGTTATGTgggaaatcaaaatgaaggatgTTCAAACCGACCTGGAGTATGTCCCGATGGAACTGTCTGCGACGAGAACGCTGAATGCCTAAAGCCACAGGGATTAGGATACTATATATGTAAGTGTAAGGTCGGATGGGCTGGAGATGGCAAAATTTGTGGTCCTGATCGAGACCTGGACGGCTGGCCAAACCGAGATCTCCCTTGTCAAGATATCAAATGCCGACGGGACAATTGTCCAGACACTCCTAACTCGGGTCAAGAAGACTCTGATGGGGATGGTATTGGAGATGcttgtgatgatgatgctgataATGATGGAATCCCAAACACTCCCGACAATTGTCCTTTGGTGGCTAACCCTGATCAAGCTGATACTGAGACTGACGGAGATGACAAGCGCGGCGATGCTTGTGACAACTGTCCATTCCTTCCTAATTTGGATCAAGAGGATGCCGATAATGATGGACTAGGTGATGCTTGTGACCCTGATATGGACAACGATGGTGTTATTAATGAAAGGGACAACTGTCCAAAGACCCCTAATTCTGACCAAAGGGACTCTGATAACGACGGATTAGGTGATGCTTGCGATAATTGTCCCAATGATCCTAATCCTGATcaagctgatgatgatgaagatacCTTTGGCAACGTGTGTGACACCAATAACGACATTGACAGGGACGGTATCCCAGACCCCATCGACAATTGTCCCACTCTTCCCAATGCGGATCAACTGGACACTGACGACGATGGCATGGGAGATGAGTGCGACCCTGATGCTGATAACGATGGTATTCCTAACAACCGCGACAATTGCTGGTTGGCCTATAACCCTCAGCAAATTGATTCTAACCGTGACGGACGTGGTGACATTTGCCAAGACGATGAAGATATTGATGGCACTGTAGATTTCTTGGATAATTGCCCTAACAATTCCAAGATTTACGCCACTGACTTCCGAACCTACCAGACTGTTGTATTGGATCCTCATGGCGACTCTCAAATTGATCCCAATTGGGTCATTTACAACAAAGGAGCGGAAATTGTTCAAACCATGAACTCTGACCCTGGCTTGGCTGTCGGCTTCCATCGTTTTGGTGGGGTTGACTTTGAAGGAACATTCTTTGTGGACACTGAGATTGATGACGATTACGTAGGATTCATATTCTCATATCAG GACAACAATCAATTCTACACTGTAATGTGGAAAAAGAATACTCAAACATATTGGCAGGCCACCCCTTTCCGTGCCGTGGCCGAACCCGgaatccaattgaaattggtcCAATCCGAGACAGGTCCGGGGCAAATGATGAGGAATGCCATGTGGCACACCGGGGATACGGATAAGCAAGTCAAGCTGTTGTGGAAAGACCCCAGGAACGTCGGGTGGAGAGAGAAAGTGGCCTACCGTTGGTTGCTTCTCCATCGCCCCAAGATTGGCCTCATCCGGCTCCGCATCTTTGAGGGAGAAAATATGGTGGCTGACTCTGGCAATGTGTTTGATGGTTCCCTCAAGGGTGGAAGGCTGGGCGTATTTTGCTTCTCACAAGAGATGATCATTTGGTCAGATTTGGTTTACCGTTGCAATGACCACGTACCAGAGACAATTTACTACGAGCTGCCTGAAAGGATCCGGGCCAATGTCCACATTGACACCACACGCCCACCGGCACCCGCCTCCAAGAAAAAGCGGGATGTGGGAGATTTATAA